The Mucilaginibacter rubeus genomic interval TTAATATTGTTTGATACCCCCGAAGCACAGGAAGCTTACCAGGTTGACCCTACCCACGTTGTATTTGCCGAACAATATGCTAAGCCACTGTGCAGCAAAGTTGTAGTGGTTGACAGTGTAAATATTTAAGGTTAAATTAAAACAGATAAGGCTAAATGATATATATTTAGCCTTATTTATTTTAAACCTTTTCATGTATTCAAGATTAACCTGCCTTATTGCACTGGCTATATGCCTTTCATTTTCAAAAGCTTACTCACAAACGGATACTTCGCATTACGATTTGGGAAGGGTAAAACTTGATAAAAAGTTTACTCAAAGTATTACCCTTAAAGGGGCCGACCTGCAACGCCAACCCTTCGCTAACATAAGCGACGCGCTTAATGTGTGGTTTTACGGCACTTACACCAATAGCGCTTATGTAATATATGTAATTGACGGCAATATCATCAACGATGTAAATGCTTATAATATTAATGATATTGAAGAGATAACGCTGGTTCAAAATGCAGTTGCACAGGCAAGCGGCGCTCCGTCGCAACAACAAATGATACTGATAAAAACAAAACGGAGCAAACCCGGAAAATCGGGTATCGAAGCGGCTGGGCAAACCAATCTTATTAATGTGCGGAACATGTCAAATGTCAAAGACATTAACAGCCCTACCAATGTTTATCATCAGTATTATTTATCCGGTTATAAAAACACAGATCTTGTCAGCACAGGTATTTCTGCCACATATTTAAGGGATGTTTTTCCTACTTTAACTACTTCGCAGCAAGCTGTTATCAAAACACCATTAGGCTTTAACAGGTTTAAATTTAACGGATACGCCGACGTTAAACTTGGTTCAAATAACAGCCTTAGCGCAACTGCAACTTACGTACCGCAGGTTACCCGCTTTGACTATGATAACTCCAACATTTATAATGACCCAAACACGGCTTCGCGGGCGCAAACAATTACGGCTTACCATGCCAAACAAAACCTGTTAAATGGTGGTATCAGGTTAAATTCGCAATTGGCAAAAGGCCTTAAAAATAATTTATCGGCTTCATACAGTTATTATAATTACAACGAGGATTATAACTACAACTATTATAGCAGCGACCTGCATAGCAGTACCGATGCCTATAGCCTCCATCGCAGAAACGTATTGCTGCTTCGGGATAATTTAAGCTATCAGAAAACCATAGGTGATTTTAGCATTGAGCCGGCAATTGATTTTAGCTATCGTTATACACGCGATTCTACCGCCAAGGCCACAAACAACGAAACATCAAGCGGAAACGCCCCTTCATTCCCTTCCACTTCTACCGAGCGTACATATGCCAAACGCAAAGACTATCTGCTAACACCATCGTTAGGCGTGTCATTCAAAAACAGCATCAATTTGCAGGGTGGTTTTGTAACGGTATTGGATTCAAAAAAGAGCCTGGCTATAGCAAGCAATGCTGAGCTTAAACGGATCTTTCCCTATGCTTCAGCTTCGGTGAATGTTTCTTCCCTGGCAGGGATCAATATTGTTGGTATAAAACTTTACGGCTCCTACTCAAAACAGAGTATACTTTTACAAACAGATGCTGAGCATCTTACCGGCTTAAGCTTTGACGGACCATTACAAATTTCATTAAACTCAGGCGGCTACCCTAACTTTACCTACGACCCGTTAAAATCCTATAATGTTTATACAGCCGGAGCGGACGTTAGTGTTTCGGCTTTGTTATCTGTTAATTATAATTATGAACGCGGAGGACTTCAGATCCCTATACTTTATTATCTGCCGTATGGCGCTAACGGAAGCCAAAGCTATATTGGATACGTTGACTCAAAATATACGCGTAACCGCATTGGCATAACTTTCCGTGTTGTTGATAAAACGGATGCTCACTTTACAACAGGGCTTAATGCCACTAATATTAAACAACGCACAAATACTATTACAGGAAACCTTGCCACGGGCGATCGGGTGTGGACAGGAGGCTGGGTTAACCGTCTTGATATCGACCGTGTTTTTGCGGGTATGGATGTTTTATATCAGTTGGGCGGGGGAGGTTTTGCTAATCCGTATTCCAGCATTGATCCTATATTGGGGCCGAGTGATCATTCGTTTTCCCTGCAAAACGTTTACTTCGGTTATAAACTACAAATCAACAGGTTCAAAAATTTTGAAGTATTTGCCAACGGCCGCAACATCTGGCAAAACAAAAAATCAGAAATTACTGACAACCGCAGGTTTTACGGCCTCGGATTTAAACTGGGATTGTAAAACCGCTTGCCTTTTTTGTTGTTTCACTAAGCATGAAGGTTTTGCTTGCTGGTGCAAACGGCTATATAGGTACACGGCTTATCCCGGTTTTGCTGGAGAAAGGGCATGATGTGGTTTGCCTGATGCGTGATAAGCGCCGCTTTCATGAGCACAGTGATTTTAGCAAGCAGGTTACCCTCATAACGGGCGACCTGCTCAAGGACTCGAAAATAGAAGCTTTTCCCGAAGATATTGACGCTGCTTACTACCTGGTACATTCCATGGCGCAAACGCAGGATTTTGCCGCACTTGAAACCCTATCGGCCCATAACTTTGTGCAAGCCCTTGATAAAACCCGGTGCAGACAAACCATATTTTTAAGCGGGATTACTAATGATGCCAACCTCTCACGCCATTTGGAATCAAGACGGCATGTGGAGGATGTGCTAAAAGAAGGCAAAGCGGCATTAACCGTTTTGCGGGCCGCCATCATTATAGGCTCGGGCAGCGCATCTTTCGAGATCATTCGTGATCTTACCGAGAAGCTGCCTGTAATGACTGTTCCGCGCTGGGTTAATACCAAATGCCAGCCCATCGGGATCCGCGATGTGCTGGGCTACCTGGAAGGTGTAATGCTGAACGAAAAATCGTTCAACCGTACTTTCGATATCGGCGGACCAGACATCCTTTCGTTTAAGCAGATGATGCTTACCTATGCCGAAGTGCGTAAACTGAAACGGTATATTATCACCATCCCATTCCTTTCGCCTAAAATATCATCATACTGGCTGTACTTTGTAACTTCCACAAGCTTTACACTGGCCCAAAGCCTGGTGAATAGCATGAAGAACGAAACCGTTATGCACGATCATCGTATTGATGAAGTGGTGCCGCGTAAATGTCTTACCTATAAAGAATGCCTTGAACTGGCTTTTGTTAAGATAGAACAAAACTCCATTGTCTCCAGCTGGAAGGATGCCTTTAACCAGGGCTACCTTAATCCCGGCTTTATGGACCAGATCAAGGTACCGCAAAACGGCACGCAAGAATACAAAGTAAAAATGCCTTTTGAACGCCCGGCTAACGAGGTATTCACCAACGTGCTTTCGATAGGTGGTAACCGCGGCTGGTATTACTGGGACTGGATCTGGAATATTCGTGGTTTTTTGGATAAAATGTTCGGTGGTGTTGGCTCGCGCCGGGGGCGCACCAGCAATGTTAATATTGCCCCGGGCGATGTTATTGATTTTTGGCGGGTTTTACTGGC includes:
- a CDS encoding SDR family oxidoreductase, producing MKVLLAGANGYIGTRLIPVLLEKGHDVVCLMRDKRRFHEHSDFSKQVTLITGDLLKDSKIEAFPEDIDAAYYLVHSMAQTQDFAALETLSAHNFVQALDKTRCRQTIFLSGITNDANLSRHLESRRHVEDVLKEGKAALTVLRAAIIIGSGSASFEIIRDLTEKLPVMTVPRWVNTKCQPIGIRDVLGYLEGVMLNEKSFNRTFDIGGPDILSFKQMMLTYAEVRKLKRYIITIPFLSPKISSYWLYFVTSTSFTLAQSLVNSMKNETVMHDHRIDEVVPRKCLTYKECLELAFVKIEQNSIVSSWKDAFNQGYLNPGFMDQIKVPQNGTQEYKVKMPFERPANEVFTNVLSIGGNRGWYYWDWIWNIRGFLDKMFGGVGSRRGRTSNVNIAPGDVIDFWRVLLADRENKRLLLYAEMKLPGEAWLEFKIIERHGKQSLSQVATFRPSGLWGRLYWYAMWPFHLFIFNGMAREIVNYHEAAGH